The Pseudomonas alkylphenolica genomic sequence TACAAGGCACAGCAGTGCCCACATCCAGGCGCTTGTTTTCCGTGTTCGGCCCAGCCAGTTTTTTGCCAACAAATACATAGAAATCTCGTTAATTGGGGCTGACGCCACGAATCGTGACGATTTCAACCCGACTCAGTGCGACTCGCACAGGTGATGCACAGCAGCGTGGCCGGATCAAATTCCAGGCGGCCCGAGGCGATCAACTCGCCGCATTGGTTACACCAGCCATACTCACCCTCGTGCCAACGCTTGAGGGCCAGTTGGAGGCGGACGCGTTCATGCTGCGCCCGACTGCGGATGGCATCGTTCATTGCTTGCTGCTGGAGTGCATCCATCCTCGACAAACGCCCTACCTTGCTTTGATCCAGCTCTACCGATTGCGAGCGAGACTCAGCGTCTTCCAGCAATCGATCCAGCTCGGCAGCCCGCTGTTCCAGCAGGGTCTTGAAATGGGCAAGATCGAGGGCGTCCTCCAAGGCCATTAGCGCAGCAGTAACAGCGGACTGGTTGTGGTGCGGAGCATGCTGGTCGTGGTGCTACCGACCAGGAATTGCCGGATACGGGAATGGCCATAGGCCCCCATCACCAGCAGATCAATGCCATGCTCTTTCTGATAGGCGTGCAGGGTAGGCTCTATCTCACCGCTCCGGGTCTCGGCACGAACAGTGAAGCCGGCGTTGATCAGCACTTTCTGCGCCCAGTCCAGCTGTGCAGATGCTTCATCGCTTACGGGGCCAACCATGACCAGGTGGATCGGCAACCCCTTCAGCAGCGGG encodes the following:
- a CDS encoding TraR/DksA family transcriptional regulator, translating into MALEDALDLAHFKTLLEQRAAELDRLLEDAESRSQSVELDQSKVGRLSRMDALQQQAMNDAIRSRAQHERVRLQLALKRWHEGEYGWCNQCGELIASGRLEFDPATLLCITCASRTESG